A single region of the Thunnus maccoyii chromosome 10, fThuMac1.1, whole genome shotgun sequence genome encodes:
- the LOC121906048 gene encoding caspase-9-like — MAPKTIKQALEDMLEDLKPEDFKKFCAQLVDRRKEPRVRRNRVEGKDFLDVADVLVSTFTEQGALAVADEILKDIGCSNDAENLGKTRQDSNDRYKMDAIPCGHCLIINNVEFEPQTKKGYRTGSDIDCNKLKRRFKAFNFNVEVRTNLKQEQIKDELTELSKKDHSQYDCCVVIILSHGTEVPHNNIPGAVYGVDGELVPIESITNYLNDQHCPSLQGKPKLFFIQACGGGKKDIGFEVSPDGVEPSTSGANDQMDNIPMSSSSDSSSMSTPSDILVSYSTFPGYVSWRVPQSGSYYVETLDRILEEKAATVDLLGMLTMVCNEVCKKSANRIYKQISGSFESLCKSLYFQTKE; from the exons ATGGCCCCTAAAACCATAAAACAGGCTTTAGAAGACATGCTGGAGGACCTGAAGCCGGAGGACTTCAAAAAGTTCTGCGCACAGCTTGTGGACCGCAGGAAAGAGCCGCGGGTCAGACGCAACAGGGTGGAGGGTAAAGACTTTCTGGATGTCGCGGACGTCTTGGTTTCAACTTTTACCGAGCAGGGAGCTCTTGCTGTGGCTGACGAGATCCTGAAGGACATTGGATGCAGCAACGACGCAGAAAATCTCG GCAAGACACGGCAGGACAGTAATGAT AGGTATAAAATGGATGCCATCCCATGCGGACACTGTCTCATCATAAACAACGTGGAGTTTGAACCACAGACCAAGAAGGGCTATCGCACAGGGTCTGACATAGACTGCAACAAGCTGAAGAGAAGATTCAAGGCATTCAACTTTAATGTGGAAGTGAGGACAAACCTGAAACAAGAA caaatCAAAGATGAACTGACAGAGTTGTCTAAGAAAGACCATTCCCAGTATGACTGCTGTGTGGTTATCATACTGTCCCATGGGACAGAG GTGCCTCACAACAACATCCCTGGTGCCGTGTATGGTGTGGACGGAGAGCTTGTCCCAATTGAGTCCATTACAAACTACCTCAACGACCAGCATTGCCCATCTTTACAAGGCAAACCCAAACTTTTCTTCATCCAGGCCTGTGGAGGAG GTAAAAAAGACATAGGCTTTGAGGTGTCCCCCGATGGTGTTGAACCATCCACTAGTGGAGCAAATGACCAGATGGACAACATTCCAATGTCCTCCAGCAGCGACTCTTCCAGCATGTCCACCCCAAGTGACATTCTGGTGTCCTACTCTACTTTTCCCG GTTATGTGTCTTGGAGAGTCCCTCAGTCAGGTTCCTATTACGTAGAGACTTTGGACCGCATCCTTGAGGAAAAGGCTGCTACCGTTGACTTGCTCGGAATGTTAACAATG GTGTGCAACGAAGTCTGCAAAAAGTCTGCAAACAGGATCTACAAGcaaatatctggttcttttgAATCTCTCTGCAAAAGTCTCTACTTTCAAACCAAAGAATAG